A genomic segment from Parus major isolate Abel chromosome 21, Parus_major1.1, whole genome shotgun sequence encodes:
- the MIB2 gene encoding E3 ubiquitin-protein ligase MIB2 isoform X2, producing MDLDPHASMQVGMRVVRGVDWKWGSQDSGEGSVGTVVEIGRTGSPTTPDKTVVVQWDQGNRTNYRTGFQGAYDLLLYDNAQIGVRHPNIICDCCKKHGIRGMRWKCKMCFDYDLCTQCYMNNKHDLSHSFERYETAHSQPVLVSPRQNLTRITLKGTFQGAKVVRGPDWEWGNQDGGEGKTGRVVDIRGWDVETGRSVASVTWADGTTNVYRVGHKGKVDLKCTVEASGGFYYKEHLPKLGKPAELQRKESTDRHPFQHGDKVKCLLDIDILREMQEGHGGWNPKMAEFIGQTGTVHRITDRGDVRVQFNSETRWTFHPGALTKTLGHIGKVIKVYGDGDLRVSVGGQSWTFNPACLTAYQREEEANLMTTESAKESKSTLVTVLEKLLSQRTESEHTGCLVICAALNNTAKVRELLQKYPDKVDAKNQGRTALQIASYQGHLEVVKMLLQAHANVDLQDDEGDTALHYAAFGNQAEVAHVLLAKGASADLLNNAKCTALYIAVSQGFTEVVRALCELNCDVNLPDSQGDTPLHYAITLDYKVVIDILTEVPNIDFTVQNCQGFNLLHYSALKGNKLAIKKILARARQLVDSKKEDGFTALHLAALNNHMEVAEILIKEGRCDVNLKNNRSQSPLHLAVIQGHMGMVQLLVSQGSDVNAEDEDGDTAMHMALERQQLMALVMEKREGEMGASLLSKLQASGFLGNVELNVGTAIACYLAQEGADINYANHRGKSPLDLITDGRIVQIVKDFSQKFREQQVSSESSTITCSLRRVHTTPNTMTNLSVSSVAVPTECLVCSELALLIHFFPCQHSIVCEECSRRMKKCIKCQVTITKKLKQDSTEVECSPSSECTEQRKLMEELQSRYRQMEERITCPICIDDQIKLVFQCGHGSCPDCSTALTVCPICRQAIRERIPIFV from the exons ATGGACCTGGACCCTCATGCCAGCATGCAGGTCGGGATGCGGGTAGTCCGTGGAGTGGACTGGAAGTGGGGCAGCCAGGACAGCGGCGAGGGCAGCGTGGGCACCGTGGTGGAGATTGGCCGGACGGGCAGCCCCACCACACCAGACAAGACCGTGGTGGTGCAGTGGGATCAGGGCAACAGAACCAACTATCGCACAGGCTTCCAGGGGGCTTACGACCTGCTGCTCTATGACAACGCCCAGATAG GTGTCCGTCACCCCAACATCATCTGTGACTGCTGCAAGAAGCATGGGATCCGAGGCATGAGGTGGAAATGCAAAATGTGCTTTGACTATGACCTGTGCACCCAGTGCTACATGAACAACAAACACGACCTCTCGCACTCCTTCGAGCGCTACGAGACTGCTCATTCCCAGCC ggtCCTAGTGAGCCCTCGACAGAATCTGACTCGCATCACATTAAAAGGGACTTTCCAGGGGGCTAAAGTGGTCCGTGGGCCTGACTGGGAGTGGGGTAACCAGGATG gGGGTGAGGGTAAGACTGGCCGTGTGGTTGATATCCGGGGCTGGGATGTGGAGACCGGCCGCAGTGTTGCCAGTGTCACCTGGGCAGATGGAACCACCAACGTCTACAGGGTGGGCCACAAGGGAAAAGTGGACCTCAAATGTACTGTGGAGGCTTCTGGGGGCTTCTACTACAAGGAGCACCTCCCAAAATTAG GGAaaccagctgagctgcagaggaaggagagcacAGACAGGCATCCCTTCCAGCATGGGGACAAAGTGAAGTGCCTGCTGGACATTGACATCCTGCGGGAGATGCAGGAGGGCCATGGAGGCTGGAATCCCAAAATGGCTGAG TTCATTGGCCAGACAGGGACCGTGCACAGGATCACAGACAGAGGGGACGTGAGGGTCCAGTTCAACAGTGAGACCCGCTGGACTTTCCATCCTGGAGCCCTGACCAAG acCCTGGGGCACATTGGGAAGGTGATCAAGGTCTATGGGGACGGAGATCTGCGAGTGTCAGTGGGGGGACAGTCCTGGACCTTCAACCCTGCCTGCCTGACAGCCTaccagagggaggaggaggcaaACCTGATGACCACGGAGAGTGCCAAGGAATCCAAAA gtACTTTGGTGACTgtcctggagaagctgctgtcaCAGAGGACAGAGTCAGAGCACACAGGGTGCCTGGTCATTTGTGCAGCCCTCAACAACACAGCCAAAGTCCGGGAGCTCCTCCAGAAATACCCAGACAAG GTTGATGCCAAGAACCAGGGCAGGACTGCCCTGCAAATTGCCTCTTACCAGGGGCACCTGGAGGTGGtgaagatgctgctgcaggcacatgCCAATGTCGACCTGCAGGATGACGAGggggacacagcactgcactaTGCAGCCTTTGG AAACCAAGCTGAAGTTGCCCATGTGCTGCTGGCTAAAGGAGCCAGTGCAGACCTGCTGAACAATGCCAAGTGCACAGCCCTGTACATTGCTGTCAGCCAAGGGTTTACAGAGGTGGTGAGGGCCCTTTGTGAGCTCAACTGTGATGTCAACCTCCCA GATTCCCAGGGAGACACCCCCCTTCATTATGCTATCACTCTGGATTACAAAGTCGTGATTGATATTCTCACTGAAGTTCCCAACATAGATTTCACTGTCCAGAACTGTCAAGGCTTCAACCTGCTCCACTATTCTGCCCTGAAAGGCAACAAGCT AGCCATAAAGAAGATTCTGGCCAGGGCTCGGCAGCTGGTGGACTCCAAAAAGGAAGACGGATTCACTGCCCTGCACCTCGCTGCTCTCAATAACCACATGGAAGTTGCTGAAATTCTCATCAAAGAG ggtCGCTGTGATGTGAACCTGAAAAACAACCGGAGCCAGAGCCCGCTGCACCTGGCTGTGATCCAGGGCCACATGGGGAtggtgcagctgctggtgaGCCAGGGTAGCGATGTCAatgctgaggatgaggatggggacaCGGCTATGCACATGGCCCTGGAGCGCCAGCAGCTCATGGCACTCGTCATGGAGAAGCGGGAGGGGGAGATGGGAGCGTCCCTCCTTTCCAAG CTGCAGGCTTCTGGCTTCCTGGGAAATGTGGAGCTGAATGTTGGGACTGCCATTGCCTGCTACTTAGCACAAGAAGGAGCAGATATTAATTATGCAAATCACCGGGGAAAGTCTCCTTTGGACCTCATTACAGATGGAAGGATTGTCCAGATCGTCAAAGACTTCTCACAGAAATTCAG GGAACAGCAGGTTTCTTCTGAGAGCTCAACCATCACCTGCAGCCTTCGCCGTGTGCACACCACGCCCAACACCATGACCAACCTCAGTGTCTCCAGCGTGGCAGTGCCCACAGAGTGCCTGGTCTGCTCAGAGCTGGCCTTGCTCATCCATTTCTTCCCATGCCAGCACAGTATTGTGTGTGAAG AATGCTCCAGGAGGATGAAGAAGTGCATCAAATGTCAAGTGACGATAaccaaaaaactgaaacaag ACAGCACAGAGGTGGagtgcagccccagctctgagtgcacagagcagaggaagctgatggaggagctgcagagccgCTACCGGCAGATGGAGGAGAGGATCACCTGCCCCATCTGCATCGATGACCAGATCAAGCTGGTGTTCCAATGCGGGCACGGCTCATGCCCAGACTGCAGCACGGCCCTCACAGTGTGCCCCATCTGCCGCCAGGCGATCCGTGAGAGGATCCCCATCTTTGTCTGA
- the MIB2 gene encoding E3 ubiquitin-protein ligase MIB2 isoform X1, with protein MDLDPHASMQVGMRVVRGVDWKWGSQDSGEGSVGTVVEIGRTGSPTTPDKTVVVQWDQGNRTNYRTGFQGAYDLLLYDNAQIGVRHPNIICDCCKKHGIRGMRWKCKMCFDYDLCTQCYMNNKHDLSHSFERYETAHSQPVLVSPRQNLTRITLKGTFQGAKVVRGPDWEWGNQDGGEGKTGRVVDIRGWDVETGRSVASVTWADGTTNVYRVGHKGKVDLKCTVEASGGFYYKEHLPKLGKPAELQRKESTDRHPFQHGDKVKCLLDIDILREMQEGHGGWNPKMAEFIGQTGTVHRITDRGDVRVQFNSETRWTFHPGALTKLNTFWVGDVVRVIDDMETVKRFQPGHGEWTDEMAPTLGHIGKVIKVYGDGDLRVSVGGQSWTFNPACLTAYQREEEANLMTTESAKESKSTLVTVLEKLLSQRTESEHTGCLVICAALNNTAKVRELLQKYPDKVDAKNQGRTALQIASYQGHLEVVKMLLQAHANVDLQDDEGDTALHYAAFGNQAEVAHVLLAKGASADLLNNAKCTALYIAVSQGFTEVVRALCELNCDVNLPDSQGDTPLHYAITLDYKVVIDILTEVPNIDFTVQNCQGFNLLHYSALKGNKLAIKKILARARQLVDSKKEDGFTALHLAALNNHMEVAEILIKEGRCDVNLKNNRSQSPLHLAVIQGHMGMVQLLVSQGSDVNAEDEDGDTAMHMALERQQLMALVMEKREGEMGASLLSKLQASGFLGNVELNVGTAIACYLAQEGADINYANHRGKSPLDLITDGRIVQIVKDFSQKFREQQVSSESSTITCSLRRVHTTPNTMTNLSVSSVAVPTECLVCSELALLIHFFPCQHSIVCEECSRRMKKCIKCQVTITKKLKQDSTEVECSPSSECTEQRKLMEELQSRYRQMEERITCPICIDDQIKLVFQCGHGSCPDCSTALTVCPICRQAIRERIPIFV; from the exons ATGGACCTGGACCCTCATGCCAGCATGCAGGTCGGGATGCGGGTAGTCCGTGGAGTGGACTGGAAGTGGGGCAGCCAGGACAGCGGCGAGGGCAGCGTGGGCACCGTGGTGGAGATTGGCCGGACGGGCAGCCCCACCACACCAGACAAGACCGTGGTGGTGCAGTGGGATCAGGGCAACAGAACCAACTATCGCACAGGCTTCCAGGGGGCTTACGACCTGCTGCTCTATGACAACGCCCAGATAG GTGTCCGTCACCCCAACATCATCTGTGACTGCTGCAAGAAGCATGGGATCCGAGGCATGAGGTGGAAATGCAAAATGTGCTTTGACTATGACCTGTGCACCCAGTGCTACATGAACAACAAACACGACCTCTCGCACTCCTTCGAGCGCTACGAGACTGCTCATTCCCAGCC ggtCCTAGTGAGCCCTCGACAGAATCTGACTCGCATCACATTAAAAGGGACTTTCCAGGGGGCTAAAGTGGTCCGTGGGCCTGACTGGGAGTGGGGTAACCAGGATG gGGGTGAGGGTAAGACTGGCCGTGTGGTTGATATCCGGGGCTGGGATGTGGAGACCGGCCGCAGTGTTGCCAGTGTCACCTGGGCAGATGGAACCACCAACGTCTACAGGGTGGGCCACAAGGGAAAAGTGGACCTCAAATGTACTGTGGAGGCTTCTGGGGGCTTCTACTACAAGGAGCACCTCCCAAAATTAG GGAaaccagctgagctgcagaggaaggagagcacAGACAGGCATCCCTTCCAGCATGGGGACAAAGTGAAGTGCCTGCTGGACATTGACATCCTGCGGGAGATGCAGGAGGGCCATGGAGGCTGGAATCCCAAAATGGCTGAG TTCATTGGCCAGACAGGGACCGTGCACAGGATCACAGACAGAGGGGACGTGAGGGTCCAGTTCAACAGTGAGACCCGCTGGACTTTCCATCCTGGAGCCCTGACCAAG cTCAACACCTTTTGGGTTGGTGATGTGGTCCGGGTGATAGATGATATGGAAACAGTGAAGCGGTTCCAACCTGGTCATGGGGAGTGGACAGATGAGATGGCACCT acCCTGGGGCACATTGGGAAGGTGATCAAGGTCTATGGGGACGGAGATCTGCGAGTGTCAGTGGGGGGACAGTCCTGGACCTTCAACCCTGCCTGCCTGACAGCCTaccagagggaggaggaggcaaACCTGATGACCACGGAGAGTGCCAAGGAATCCAAAA gtACTTTGGTGACTgtcctggagaagctgctgtcaCAGAGGACAGAGTCAGAGCACACAGGGTGCCTGGTCATTTGTGCAGCCCTCAACAACACAGCCAAAGTCCGGGAGCTCCTCCAGAAATACCCAGACAAG GTTGATGCCAAGAACCAGGGCAGGACTGCCCTGCAAATTGCCTCTTACCAGGGGCACCTGGAGGTGGtgaagatgctgctgcaggcacatgCCAATGTCGACCTGCAGGATGACGAGggggacacagcactgcactaTGCAGCCTTTGG AAACCAAGCTGAAGTTGCCCATGTGCTGCTGGCTAAAGGAGCCAGTGCAGACCTGCTGAACAATGCCAAGTGCACAGCCCTGTACATTGCTGTCAGCCAAGGGTTTACAGAGGTGGTGAGGGCCCTTTGTGAGCTCAACTGTGATGTCAACCTCCCA GATTCCCAGGGAGACACCCCCCTTCATTATGCTATCACTCTGGATTACAAAGTCGTGATTGATATTCTCACTGAAGTTCCCAACATAGATTTCACTGTCCAGAACTGTCAAGGCTTCAACCTGCTCCACTATTCTGCCCTGAAAGGCAACAAGCT AGCCATAAAGAAGATTCTGGCCAGGGCTCGGCAGCTGGTGGACTCCAAAAAGGAAGACGGATTCACTGCCCTGCACCTCGCTGCTCTCAATAACCACATGGAAGTTGCTGAAATTCTCATCAAAGAG ggtCGCTGTGATGTGAACCTGAAAAACAACCGGAGCCAGAGCCCGCTGCACCTGGCTGTGATCCAGGGCCACATGGGGAtggtgcagctgctggtgaGCCAGGGTAGCGATGTCAatgctgaggatgaggatggggacaCGGCTATGCACATGGCCCTGGAGCGCCAGCAGCTCATGGCACTCGTCATGGAGAAGCGGGAGGGGGAGATGGGAGCGTCCCTCCTTTCCAAG CTGCAGGCTTCTGGCTTCCTGGGAAATGTGGAGCTGAATGTTGGGACTGCCATTGCCTGCTACTTAGCACAAGAAGGAGCAGATATTAATTATGCAAATCACCGGGGAAAGTCTCCTTTGGACCTCATTACAGATGGAAGGATTGTCCAGATCGTCAAAGACTTCTCACAGAAATTCAG GGAACAGCAGGTTTCTTCTGAGAGCTCAACCATCACCTGCAGCCTTCGCCGTGTGCACACCACGCCCAACACCATGACCAACCTCAGTGTCTCCAGCGTGGCAGTGCCCACAGAGTGCCTGGTCTGCTCAGAGCTGGCCTTGCTCATCCATTTCTTCCCATGCCAGCACAGTATTGTGTGTGAAG AATGCTCCAGGAGGATGAAGAAGTGCATCAAATGTCAAGTGACGATAaccaaaaaactgaaacaag ACAGCACAGAGGTGGagtgcagccccagctctgagtgcacagagcagaggaagctgatggaggagctgcagagccgCTACCGGCAGATGGAGGAGAGGATCACCTGCCCCATCTGCATCGATGACCAGATCAAGCTGGTGTTCCAATGCGGGCACGGCTCATGCCCAGACTGCAGCACGGCCCTCACAGTGTGCCCCATCTGCCGCCAGGCGATCCGTGAGAGGATCCCCATCTTTGTCTGA